The genomic region CGACGTGGTCGATCTGGAGTGGCCCGACGACCTGACGCCCGACGTGCTGGCCCGCATCCCGCCCCACCGACGACGGATCTCCTGGCACGGCGGGGAGACCGGGCTCGACGGGTTGCTCCGGCTCTTCGACACGATGGCGACCGTCCCCGCGGCGCTGTACCTGCTGTCGGTGAGTCCCAGCGCCGAGGGCAGCACGTCGGCGCCGATGTTCCTCAGCACCCTGGATCGGCCCGACGTAACGGCTTTCGCCTCCGGCCCGGCCGGAATCTGGACCCGGATCCTGGCCCCCTGGCTCGGTGCGCCCGTGGTCTTCGGTCACGTCGGCGCCGAAGGACCGGACGGGATGCCGAGCCTGCGTCAGCTCGTCGCGGACTACGGTCTGCCCGCGTTGCCTCAACTGGACCATCTCTACGGCATCGCCGGTGTCTCTCCCGGCCGCTCGCTCTCTCCCCGCCTGCACAACACAGCCCTGCGCACGCTGGGCCTGCGTGCGCTCTACCTCCCGTTTCCCAGCCGCTCACTGTCCCGCCTCCTGCACACGACGGCTTCCCTGGGGACACACGCGGGGCTCCCGCTGCGCGGCCTCACGGTGACCGCTCCGCACAAGGAGGACGCTCTGGACCTGGCCGGCACGGCCTCCCGGGCCGCGCGTGGCTCCGGCGCGGCGAACGTGCTGTCGCTGGAGAACGGTCGCTGGCACGCCGACACCACCGATCCGGCAGGCGTGCTCGACTCGCTGGCCGCAGCCGGCGTCGATCCGGCCGGGTGCAGTGCAGCCGTCGTGGGATGCGGGGGAGCCGGACGGGCCGTCGCCCTGGCGCTGCGTGAGGCCGGTGCCCGAGTGACCTTGGTGAACCGGAGCCGGGACCGCGGTCTGCGGGCCGCCTCGCTGATGGGGCTGCCGTTCATTCCCCTCCTCGTGTTCTCCGCCCGAGGGCACTCGCTGCTGGTGCATGCCACCCCGCTGGCCGACTGCCCCCCGTTCCAGCTCACGACCGCCGACCCCGGAGCCGTCGTGCTGGAACTCGTCTACCGGGAAGAGCCCACCGCGCTGATGACCGCGGCCCACGCCCACGGGCTGCCCGCCATCGACGGCCGGTCGGTGCTGCTCATAGAGGTACGAGAGCAATTCAGGCTGC from Streptomyces sp. NBC_00878 harbors:
- a CDS encoding type I 3-dehydroquinate dehydratase → MRQGGRRAQLVAVLTSPDDLDHDRLSGVDSLADGLEVRADLVGDPEPRWLRRNFTGSLTHCLRSHRHGGRYQGRTGERQARLVHAADQYDVVDLEWPDDLTPDVLARIPPHRRRISWHGGETGLDGLLRLFDTMATVPAALYLLSVSPSAEGSTSAPMFLSTLDRPDVTAFASGPAGIWTRILAPWLGAPVVFGHVGAEGPDGMPSLRQLVADYGLPALPQLDHLYGIAGVSPGRSLSPRLHNTALRTLGLRALYLPFPSRSLSRLLHTTASLGTHAGLPLRGLTVTAPHKEDALDLAGTASRAARGSGAANVLSLENGRWHADTTDPAGVLDSLAAAGVDPAGCSAAVVGCGGAGRAVALALREAGARVTLVNRSRDRGLRAASLMGLPFIPLLVFSARGHSLLVHATPLADCPPFQLTTADPGAVVLELVYREEPTALMTAAHAHGLPAIDGRSVLLIEVREQFRLLTGHTMPADTVRALPQDASQHSTTLCPAKAIRS